The Thermodesulfobacteriota bacterium genome includes a window with the following:
- a CDS encoding radical SAM protein, whose protein sequence is MATVLLVNPALAYSEWNADLRKPSPDSVFIRLGLASLSGALKERGHTVKLADLRMLMGWEEYEKLVERVSPDFVGISVHSVEFGYATEAARRAKRIVPRAKTVVGGVHPTMFPEECLEREEFDYVLKGEGEVSLPLLVEKPSRFPREFWGETPDLDRVPFPDRELWPDFNVRMQCEPFGIRGYRFPTPMAEMISTRGCPYQCTFCCGPGEHQVYTKPAPDGSRKPFIRGRSVESVISELETLMEKYGVRSVMFHDDQFILNSGWVERFTETLRARGIVEKGLKWVTSSRADIVCRNERLIGKMAASGLELLIIGFESFSPRILKWFRKGVTAEENFRAAEICRKHGVKVWANYILGIPTDTGWHMEDDLATVEGVIRVKPVHYSPALYTPVPGSVLYPFYRDNGLILGEESRGNLNDRGAMAPKVKGVDYEFLKAIMMDDSAFV, encoded by the coding sequence TGTCCGGCGCCCTCAAGGAGCGGGGTCACACGGTGAAGCTGGCCGACTTGAGGATGCTGATGGGCTGGGAGGAGTATGAAAAGCTCGTAGAGCGCGTGTCCCCGGATTTCGTGGGGATCTCCGTCCACTCCGTGGAGTTCGGGTACGCCACCGAGGCGGCGCGGCGCGCGAAAAGGATCGTTCCCCGCGCGAAGACCGTCGTCGGCGGCGTCCACCCGACGATGTTCCCCGAGGAATGCCTGGAGCGGGAAGAGTTCGACTATGTCCTGAAAGGGGAAGGGGAGGTTTCGCTCCCGCTCCTGGTGGAGAAACCGTCCCGGTTCCCCCGCGAATTCTGGGGGGAGACGCCCGACCTCGACCGGGTCCCGTTCCCCGACAGGGAGCTGTGGCCGGACTTCAACGTACGCATGCAGTGCGAGCCGTTCGGCATCCGGGGGTACCGGTTTCCGACGCCCATGGCGGAGATGATCAGCACGAGGGGATGCCCGTACCAATGCACGTTCTGCTGCGGCCCGGGGGAGCACCAGGTGTACACGAAGCCCGCGCCAGACGGAAGCCGGAAGCCGTTCATCCGGGGGCGCAGCGTGGAGAGCGTCATTTCGGAGCTGGAGACGCTGATGGAGAAGTACGGCGTCCGCTCCGTGATGTTCCACGACGACCAGTTCATCCTGAATTCCGGATGGGTCGAGCGGTTCACGGAGACGCTGCGCGCCCGCGGGATCGTCGAGAAGGGGCTGAAGTGGGTGACGTCGAGCCGGGCGGACATCGTCTGCCGGAACGAGCGGCTGATCGGGAAGATGGCCGCCTCCGGGCTCGAGCTCCTGATCATCGGCTTCGAGTCGTTCAGTCCGCGGATATTGAAGTGGTTCCGGAAGGGGGTCACCGCCGAGGAGAATTTCCGCGCGGCGGAGATCTGCCGGAAGCACGGCGTGAAAGTGTGGGCCAACTACATCCTGGGCATCCCCACGGACACGGGATGGCACATGGAGGACGACCTGGCCACGGTCGAGGGCGTCATTCGGGTCAAGCCGGTCCATTATTCCCCCGCCCTGTACACTCCCGTGCCCGGAAGCGTGCTCTACCCGTTCTATCGGGACAACGGCCTCATCCTGGGGGAGGAGTCGCGCGGGAACCTGAACGACCGGGGAGCGATGGCCCCCAAGGTCAAAGGTGTCGATTACGAATTCCTCAAAGCGATCATGATGGACGACTCGGCGTTTGTGTGA
- a CDS encoding glycosyltransferase family 2 protein: protein MSLLEPMESRDGDRLQEMQWALECAGRILKEKKAVSDRQMGLVAAAEKRIDRLERRLAGAEGALQRILKGQCFIDRMPADSRPATISCGITVIVPVKNGGKAFAEQLGKIRSQRKVGEVEILVLDSESTDDSASVAESFGCRVVRIPQKEFNHGATRHKGAGLARGEYLVFTVQDAVPASSYWLYGMVSPFFSVPDLGAVSSVQLVRPEADLYSLWTNHETNAMIGAEGDTVYGLLPSFDFQDWELLDPAMKRRLSFVDNVSSCIPKSVYGEVPFRPLINAEDIDLGIRMIGKGKKLGFLMSAGVFHWHERGPEYVLKRHYIGTKANLYTLKNSLPRFFEMQDIDWRTFVAYVSDLLDLAAVSLPVPEEVDPRPVNAAMAFVSSFRRHFDASPGEMSDALGKNGAAAVDRLGDICPSILDGVELPSGERHRFRRNFLVPHFLRGVGKFAEYLAGRQSSWAGREKEFPDCIRKILASVVGEAAGVFYLEAETQGRLTEDLERMDRLLAKGICRF from the coding sequence ATGAGCCTGCTCGAACCGATGGAAAGCCGGGACGGGGACCGGTTGCAGGAGATGCAATGGGCCCTCGAATGCGCCGGCCGGATTCTGAAGGAGAAGAAGGCCGTCTCGGACCGGCAGATGGGGCTGGTCGCGGCCGCCGAGAAGCGGATCGACCGGCTCGAGCGGCGGCTGGCCGGGGCGGAAGGGGCGTTGCAGCGGATCCTCAAGGGACAGTGTTTCATCGACCGGATGCCCGCCGATTCGCGCCCCGCGACGATTTCCTGCGGGATCACGGTGATCGTCCCGGTGAAGAACGGCGGGAAGGCCTTCGCGGAGCAGCTCGGGAAGATCCGGTCGCAGAGGAAGGTCGGGGAGGTCGAGATCCTCGTCCTCGACTCGGAATCGACGGACGACTCGGCCTCCGTCGCCGAATCGTTCGGCTGCCGGGTGGTGCGCATCCCCCAGAAGGAGTTCAACCACGGCGCGACCCGTCATAAGGGAGCTGGCCTGGCCCGGGGGGAATATCTCGTGTTCACCGTGCAGGACGCGGTCCCGGCGAGCAGCTACTGGCTCTACGGCATGGTGAGCCCGTTCTTCTCGGTGCCGGACCTCGGGGCCGTGTCCTCGGTGCAGCTCGTCCGCCCCGAGGCGGACCTGTACAGTCTTTGGACGAACCATGAAACGAACGCGATGATCGGGGCGGAAGGGGACACCGTCTACGGGCTTCTCCCCTCGTTCGATTTTCAGGACTGGGAGCTCCTGGACCCCGCGATGAAGCGCAGGCTGTCGTTCGTGGACAACGTCTCCTCCTGCATTCCGAAGAGCGTGTATGGCGAGGTGCCGTTCCGCCCCCTGATCAACGCGGAGGACATCGACCTCGGCATCCGGATGATCGGGAAGGGGAAGAAGCTCGGGTTTCTGATGTCGGCGGGCGTCTTCCACTGGCACGAGCGCGGCCCCGAATACGTCCTGAAGCGCCATTACATCGGCACGAAGGCGAACCTCTACACCCTGAAGAACTCCCTGCCCCGCTTCTTCGAGATGCAGGACATCGACTGGCGGACTTTCGTCGCTTACGTCTCCGATCTTCTCGACCTTGCGGCGGTCTCGCTGCCGGTACCGGAAGAAGTCGACCCCCGGCCGGTGAACGCGGCGATGGCGTTCGTGTCCTCCTTCCGTCGGCATTTCGACGCGTCCCCGGGCGAGATGTCGGATGCGCTCGGGAAAAACGGGGCGGCCGCCGTCGACCGGCTCGGGGACATCTGCCCGTCGATCCTGGACGGCGTGGAGTTGCCCTCCGGGGAGCGGCACCGGTTCCGCAGGAACTTCCTCGTTCCCCATTTTTTGAGGGGCGTCGGGAAATTCGCCGAGTACCTCGCCGGCAGGCAGTCTTCCTGGGCCGGCAGGGAGAAGGAGTTCCCGGACTGCATCCGGAAGATCCTTGCGTCGGTGGTCGGGGAGGCGGCGGGAGTCTTCTACCTCGAGGCGGAGACGCAGGGACGGCTCACGGAAGACCTCGAAAGGATGGACCGCCTGCTTGCCAAGGGCATCTGCCGGTTCTGA